One genomic region from Magallana gigas chromosome 3, xbMagGiga1.1, whole genome shotgun sequence encodes:
- the LOC105336244 gene encoding uncharacterized protein — MLNMLKGRLFLCCVVLQFIPDTMGVLVNSPCTKTSDWNTYHILCPTNQTIYIKRHVIEDGFNRLMFPSLGCSASDAVYCGVELPTNNINLKNNHILDSAVDTCNGRKECSLTKKYFLEAEAALKKFCNASKRPELQNATFRQSIDYECVQDSQIMDMCLTENKIRHFNQPVYLRVLDADCTCNITGSVTRVEILQTMSVKLLIQSNDINIFAHQNTDVSLYGVDIPVQADNLIITTENGSKSSLAMMKIVSKGSFTVRCNNNLQVSSSTVKTLRRAFQIETSFTQSKTNIFFESTTNDQKSVQKEKTESSDVTITHGGVLSWIQTILIIFLLVFSFLIYYKKRIAGHSSVEIGIKDKQEKLILVCHAKNEKKKTSIEIHQADCMCASNNERNATASAYTPLQIVNKVESNIHTSTNNDYLDVI; from the exons ATGTTAAATATGTTGAAAGGGCGTTTGTTCCTTTGCTGTGTGGTATTACAGTTCATTCCAGACACAATGG GTGTACTGGTAAACTCTCCATGTACAAAAACGTCTGATTGGAATACCTACCACATCCTCTGTCCCACCAATCAAACTATTTATATTAAACGGCACGTGATTGAGGATGGTTTTAACAGACTGATGTTCCCATCCCTCGGGTGTAGCGCCAGTGATGCTGTTTACTGTGGTGTCGAACTACCAACTAACAACATCAATCTTAAAAACAACCACATTTTGGACTCAGCTGTTGATACATGCAATGGACGAAAGGAGTGTTCCCtgaccaaaaaatattttctggaGGCTGAAGCGGCTCTGAAGAAGTTTTGTAATGCCTCAAAACGACCCGAGTTACAGAATGCAACTTTTCGACAGAGTATTGACTATGAATGTGTTCAAG ATTCTCAGATCATGGACATGTGTTTGACGGAAAATAAGATAAGGCATTTTAATCAACCTGTGTATTTGAGGGTTTTGGACGCCGACTGTACCTGTAACATTACTGGATCTGTTACTCGTGTTGAGATATTACAAACAATGTCTGTCAAACTTCTGATTCAATCTAATGATATCAACATTTTTg cgCATCAAAACACGGACGTAAGTTTATACGGAGTTGACATTCCAGTTCAAGCAGACAACCTGATAATAACAACAGAAAATGGATCAAAATCAAGCTTGGCTATGATGAAAATCGTCAGTAAAG gTAGTTTTACCGTCCGCTGTAACAATAATCTACAAGTATCATCGTCAACTGTAAAAACCCTTAGAAGAGCATTTCAAATTGAAACATCATTCACACAGtcaaaaacaaacatattttttgaatCAACCACAAACGATCAAAAATCTGTGCAGAAAGAAAAAACAG AAAGTTCCGATGTTACAATTACGCACGGTGGTGTTTTAAGTTGGATACAGACCATTTTGATAATATTCCttcttgttttttcttttttaatttactacaAAAAGAG GATTGCAGGTCATAGTTCAGTCGAAATAGGAATTAAAGACAAACAGGAGAAACTGATTCTTGTTTGtcatgctaaaaatgagaagaAGAAGACGAGTATTGAGATCCATCAAGCGGACTGTATGTGTGCCAGCAACAATGAACGCAATGCGACGGCCTCTGCATACACACCTCtacaaattgtaaacaaagtCGAGAGTAATATTCATACAAGTACCAATAATGACTATCTTGAcgttatttaa